One window of the Syngnathoides biaculeatus isolate LvHL_M chromosome 11, ASM1980259v1, whole genome shotgun sequence genome contains the following:
- the slc25a43 gene encoding solute carrier family 25 member 43 isoform X1 — MATVKKDNRLTSSQSFSCVGFAGLFSKSATSPLEVVKIKSQVGTFHCKKGLGQTFLLVYRNEGLKGFWKGNLVSCLRLFPYTAVHLTTYRKIVHHHMDEVGFISQARAIAAGGLAGVAAALVTYPLEVAETRLIVQNCREPSYVGVVHTLAKIQSTEGLFALYRGFSLTVLGAFPFSLGCYVIYTNVDKVWQEPPFRFSPLQNFINGCLAAGVAQTLSYPFETVKRKMQAQSSRLPHYGGVDVHFGGMTDCFVQVVKNKGVLSLWSGLTANTIKIVPYFGLLFACFELCKQVCLYHNGYIVSPLSYAPAPGVDQSLRPAELQEVKRYMKNRSFGAAGQSTIGNRW, encoded by the exons ATGGCCACGGTTAAAAAGGACAACAGGCTGACAAGTTCGCAGAGCTTCTCGTGCGTCGGCTTCGCGGGTTTATTCAGTAAAAGCGCCACGTCGCCGTTGGAAGTCGTGAAGATTAAAAGTCAGGTGGGaacatttcactgtaaaaaAGGCTTGGGCCAAACCTTCCTCCTCGTCTACCGCAATGAAGGACTCAAAGGCTTTTGGAAGGGGAACCTCGTATCTTGTCTCCGCTTGTTCCCCTACACCGCAGTCCACCTGACAACCTACAGAAA GATAGTCCACCATCACATGGACGAAGTGGGCTTCATCTCCCAGGCGAGGGCCATCGCCGCCGGCGGGCTGGCGGGCGTGGCAGCCGCCCTGGTCACGTACCCCTTGGAGGTGGCCGAGACCAGGCTGATCGTCCAGAACTGCAGGGAGCCGTCGTACGTGGGCGTGGTTCACACGCTGGCCAAGATCCAGAGCACTGAAGGTCTTTTCGCTCTCTACAGAGGTTTTTCCCTCACTGTTTTAG GCGCATTTCCCTTCTCTCTGGGATGCTACGTCATCTACACGAACGTGGACAAAGTCTGGCAGGAGCCTCCTTTCCGCTTCTCGCCTCTGCAGAACTTCATCAATGGCTGCCTGGCAGCAGGGGTGGCGCAGACCCTCTCCTATCCGTTTGAGACTGTCAAACGCAAGATGCAA GCGCAGAGTTCCCGACTGCCACATTACGGCGGCGTGGACGTGCATTTCGGCGGCATGACGGACTGTTTCGTCCAGGTGGTCAAAAACAAGGGCGTTCTCTCGCTCTGGAGTGGCCTCACCGCCAACACGATAAAG ATTGTCCCCTACTTCGGCCTCCTCTTCGCCTGCTTCGAGCTGTGCAAGCAGGTTTGCCTTTACCACAACGGCTACATCGTGTCGCCGCTGAGCTACGCCCCGGCGCCGGGCGTGGACCAGAGCCTCAGACCGGCCGAGTTGCAGGAGGTGAAGCGCTACATGAAGAACAGGAGCTTCGGAGCGGCCGGCCAGTCCACCATCGGAAACCGCTGGTGA
- the slc25a43 gene encoding solute carrier family 25 member 43 isoform X2 produces the protein MATVKKDNRLTSSQSFSCVGFAGLFSKSATSPLEVVKIKSQVGTFHCKKGLGQTFLLVYRNEGLKGFWKGNLVSCLRLFPYTAVHLTTYRKIVHHHMDEVGFISQARAIAAGGLAGVAAALVTYPLEVAETRLIVQNCREPSYVGVVHTLAKIQSTEGAFPFSLGCYVIYTNVDKVWQEPPFRFSPLQNFINGCLAAGVAQTLSYPFETVKRKMQAQSSRLPHYGGVDVHFGGMTDCFVQVVKNKGVLSLWSGLTANTIKIVPYFGLLFACFELCKQVCLYHNGYIVSPLSYAPAPGVDQSLRPAELQEVKRYMKNRSFGAAGQSTIGNRW, from the exons ATGGCCACGGTTAAAAAGGACAACAGGCTGACAAGTTCGCAGAGCTTCTCGTGCGTCGGCTTCGCGGGTTTATTCAGTAAAAGCGCCACGTCGCCGTTGGAAGTCGTGAAGATTAAAAGTCAGGTGGGaacatttcactgtaaaaaAGGCTTGGGCCAAACCTTCCTCCTCGTCTACCGCAATGAAGGACTCAAAGGCTTTTGGAAGGGGAACCTCGTATCTTGTCTCCGCTTGTTCCCCTACACCGCAGTCCACCTGACAACCTACAGAAA GATAGTCCACCATCACATGGACGAAGTGGGCTTCATCTCCCAGGCGAGGGCCATCGCCGCCGGCGGGCTGGCGGGCGTGGCAGCCGCCCTGGTCACGTACCCCTTGGAGGTGGCCGAGACCAGGCTGATCGTCCAGAACTGCAGGGAGCCGTCGTACGTGGGCGTGGTTCACACGCTGGCCAAGATCCAGAGCACTGAAG GCGCATTTCCCTTCTCTCTGGGATGCTACGTCATCTACACGAACGTGGACAAAGTCTGGCAGGAGCCTCCTTTCCGCTTCTCGCCTCTGCAGAACTTCATCAATGGCTGCCTGGCAGCAGGGGTGGCGCAGACCCTCTCCTATCCGTTTGAGACTGTCAAACGCAAGATGCAA GCGCAGAGTTCCCGACTGCCACATTACGGCGGCGTGGACGTGCATTTCGGCGGCATGACGGACTGTTTCGTCCAGGTGGTCAAAAACAAGGGCGTTCTCTCGCTCTGGAGTGGCCTCACCGCCAACACGATAAAG ATTGTCCCCTACTTCGGCCTCCTCTTCGCCTGCTTCGAGCTGTGCAAGCAGGTTTGCCTTTACCACAACGGCTACATCGTGTCGCCGCTGAGCTACGCCCCGGCGCCGGGCGTGGACCAGAGCCTCAGACCGGCCGAGTTGCAGGAGGTGAAGCGCTACATGAAGAACAGGAGCTTCGGAGCGGCCGGCCAGTCCACCATCGGAAACCGCTGGTGA